The following nucleotide sequence is from Psychroflexus torquis ATCC 700755.
TAATTGGCGAACGACCTCACCTCTTGCTGGTGCTGGCCAAGTCCTCCATTCTTTAAAACTTTTGTGAGCGTTACTTGCCACCTTTTCATAATCTTGTTGCGAAGTAGCTTGCACTTTTCCAATGGAAGCTCCGTCGACAGGAGAGAACGATTCTATCATTTCTCCACTGGCGAAAAAATCTTTTCCTATAGAGGTTCCTTTATTTTCCTTTTGGATGTCGAGTTGCTTTAAAGCTTCATCGATGCCAAATTCTTTTGAAATATGACTCATAACTATTTTGATATTTTTAAGATTTGTCGCAAATTTAGTAAATTTAATTTAGCTTTATAGTCTAGACTGTAAATCGCTCATCTACAGGCATTACTTCTCCACAATTATTGCAGGTTCTTAGCGAGGGATTGGAATAAAAATCTTTGAAGTGTCTCAGAAAATCCTTTTCAATATCTTCCAGAGGAAAATAAACATTGTGCAATTTGTGGTTACACTGGTCGCAATACCATAATAAGCCATCCTTTACATCCAAGTTTATTCTTTTGCGCTCTATCACCAAACCTATAGAGCCTTTGTGTCTTACAGGAGAATGTGGAACTTTAGCGGGATGTAAATACATATCGCCAGGCCCTAAAGTCATGGTTTTCTTTTCCCCATCTTCTTGAATATGAACTTCAATATGTCCTTCCAACTGATAAAACAATTCTTCGGTTTTATTATAATGGTAATCCTTGCGGGCATTTGGTCCACCAACGATCATAACAATATAATCTCCAGAGTCTTTGTAAAGGTTTTTATTACCAACGGGTGGCTTTAATAAGTCTCGATTGTCTTTTATCCATTTCGTTAAATTAAAGGGTTTGCTTATGCTCATCTTAATTTTTATTTTAAAAGTAATAAAACCAAATCTTCTAAGGATGTGGCTTAAGTTTAGATTAGTATTATTTACTCCAACTTGCTTTTCCTCCTTTTGCAGAGTCTACATTTATTTTATAGTTACGGCCGCCCGAAATGATCCATCTTACTTTTACAGTTTCCATTCCTGGAATATTTGGAACTTTTATAGTTTCAGGGGAATGGACTTGCTCTTTAACTTTATTAAAATCGTCGTCTTCTACAATCATTCCCGCTACGACATCAGCATTGGTGATACTAACCAGGTCTGGTCTTTCAATTTTGAATTTCAAATCTTGACCACTATGCGTAGGCATTAATCTTTCATTATATAAAGTAGCGGTCACTTCTTTAAGACCATTACCTAGATTATTTTCTTCAACATTTGTAATACTCAGCTTTGGGGTTTGATAGGCATGATAAATAGTGAACGCCATATTTCTATGGGCATCTTGTTCTAGAAGGAAACCTGGATGAGCCCTGCTAAAATTCTTTTTAAAACCACCTACTTCTATGGCGCCATATTGAGGGTGACTGTATTCTTTCCAATCTATAAAGGCATCTCCAAAGGTAAGATACTTGTCTACTTTTAACTCTTCTTCTTGGTTGGCTCTTCCTTCATTTTTATGGAAATAAAGATAAGAAACCATGAGTTCATTCGTGTAAGTGTAAATTCCTCTGCCGCCATAAAACCAATCCAATTCACCACCAAACACGGAATATAAATCTTTATAAACGGTCAGATATCGATAGCCTGGAATCATTTCCTCTCCTTTTTTTGCTATCGCATCATAGATTCTTACATCTTCTTTATTGTAAGTATCAACATCTTCTTCAGCTCCTGGACCTCTCAAAATCATACCCCCGTAATTATGGTAACTCTGAGCTCCTGCAATATTGGGGTGTTTCATCACAAAATCTGCAACAGCTCTACTTTCTGGTAAACTAAAAGGGTACTTATAAGCGCCGCGTTGTACATGATCTGGTTGCCATTTCCATCCCCAATCTCTATTAGGGTCATAATAACCTATCCCATCTTCATTAACCTCACCATCGCCATCTTTATCTATTCCTTCAAAACCAAGCATCTCATACTCTCCTTGTTCTTCTGCAGCAACTCTTATTAATCTTCTTTGATCTTGAGGGTCTTTAATAAATCGACCTGTAGGCGATTTCCGAATCATATAGGTAATATGATTATCTCCGTTGAGATCATCAAAACCATCCTCTCCAGCCTCACCATCGCCATCGTTGTCTAAAACAAGCATTCCAGACCTTGGAGAGTGAGGGGTGTTAGGTTCTTTCATATAATTGTCTCTAGCATCAGGATTGATGGTGGGGACGATATAAAAGGTTTTATCTTTTAATAATTGATTTATAAATTCTAAATCACCAAACATTTCAGTGAGATACCAAGCGGTATATAGTGAAAATTCTGTTCCCTGTATTTCATTAGAATGGATGTTTCCATCTATGTACATAGCAGGCTTTTCATCTGGATTTCCAGTATTGAAATCAGAAATAGTTAACATATAAATAGACCTGTCTTCATAGGATTTACCGATGCTTTCTAATCGGGCCAATTTTGGATAAGCCTCAGCGATCTTTTCCATAATATCTACAACCCCATCGTAGGTATTGTAACGGTTCCAGCTAACTTCTACTTTAGGCTCATGAGGGGTGCCAATAGCTCTAAAAAACTTTTCCTGTGCCTTACTCACAGAGCCCACTGTCATTGCTATAATGAGACATAATACGGAGGTGTAATCAATCGTTTTCATAGCTTACAAGTTTAGGTTCAATTCGGTAAAGCCAGTGTGAGGAGCTCCAGCCTTTATAGTCACTTTTCCATTGGCTTTCACAATCCAAGACAAGGATATACTTTCTAATGATTTCATTTTTTTTACTAATTCAATTTTATTTCCAGCAAGGATATCGTCTTTGGGGGTGTCAATTTCGATCCTGATTTTTTTGATCCACCTCGATCGTTCTCCAAGATCGGAGTGTGTAGGAAGGTTTGCATTGTTTAGCAAATCTACAGTAACTCGTTTAAGCCCTCCTTTTAGGTTTTCAACCTTAAGGTTATGGAATTCTAGTTGAGGTTGTTGCTTTGCTAATTTCAAAATGAAATCAGTGTGTTCAATGGCTATACTGTCCACCTTATTAAAAGTAGGATTATCCATAACAAAAGGCCTTACACCGCCAACTTCAACCGTTTGATTTTTGAAATCTGGAAGATCAATTTTTTCCCAGTTTACAAACACGTTATCTACATTCTCTTGTTCTGCCCATTTTAAAAAATTAGAAACCTTTGTTTCTTTAATTTTTGTTTCTGAAGTTGCTGTGGAATCTTTTTTTGCTTCTGGAACCCACCATCCAGGCGTACTAAAGCTTAATCTCCCAAAATGGAAATAGGCCCACTGAAATAAATCACCATCAGTTCCCCTATTTTCTTGCAGATAAGGCTTTTGCGAAATAGTTGAGTTGTAAAGTTCTGAAACCATTTTGTTGATAGCAACATCTCCTTCTAGAGGTGAAGACACTAGTCTGTTTTTAGCTTCTTTGGCATTATACTTAATAGGTGATGACAGATTATTAGCTGGACCAAAAGTTATAAACGCATAAATATTCCATTGTTTAAAAAGATAATCGAGCAGGGCTCTACTTTCTTTTTGAGAAACAGCAAAATCGCCTGCAAGCGGCTCAAAAGCAGGAAAGTTATAAGTCAAACTTTTATTGAAAGCTACGCCTTCTTCTAGGTCTTCATTGAATTTTCCGTCCTTATCATTATCGATTCCTTCTGAATACAATAGATAACGTTTTGTGGATTGAGAACTTGTATCCACTCGTATCATGACTCTAGAATCATGAGGGTGGGAGGTGTATTTTCCTAAAGGACTCTCGACACGCATTTGAGTAATAACGCCATCTTTATTAAGATCTTCGTAAGGGTCCTCATTTGAGGTTCCATCCCGATCGTGATCCAAACTTGCCGTATTACCTCTTCTCTCGTACTTGAGTTGGTTATGGTATTGCGAATAGGCTTCTGGTGATAGGTTAGGAAATATATAAAAAGTAGTTTTTTCTAGGGCCGAAGACTCATCTTTTACGAGACGTTCAGCAAATTGAAGTGCCAATTCCACACTAAGAAGATGATAACCTTCAACTCCCCCAAGAACAGCAAAGGCAGGTTTGTTGTCAAGATTTCCTGTTCCTATTTTAAGAACATAGATATCATGTCCTCCCTCAGTTTTGGTGATCGATGAAAGGTTTACTTTGGAATCTTTATCCAAAGCTTCCAGCCTTTTGGTGTATTGTTCCGTATCTGGATAATCATTTTGGGAAAAAGCCAAACTTTGAATCGTCAACACTATTAGAACTGTAATGATTTTCTTCATTATATAAAATTTTCATAAAAATAATTTTATTTTTCCCTTATAAAGTAAAATTTTGAATTTAATTTCAACCCCTGTAACAATCTATAAGTCTTTAAGACCTATAGTGTAAACTTCTTCTTATGAGTATAAAGCAGTTCCTAAGTTTAGAATGGAAGCAATTTCGACGATCTTCTTTTTTTGAAAAAGGATTAGTTATAAAAATTTTGATGTTACTCGCGGCTTTATATTTTGCCGGCATAGCAATTTTTGCTGGTGTACTAATCTTCTTTATTTTAAAAAAAACGTTACCAGAAGAGGATCCTTTCAAAATCATCAACAACTTTTTAATCTACTGGGTTATTGGAGACTTGGTGTTGAGGTATTTTCTTCAACAATTACCAGTGCTGAATATCAAACCCATGTTGATTTTACCCATACAAAGGAATGTAGTGATCCGCTTTTTATTATTAAAAACCTCCTTTTCGTTTTTTAATATTCTACCTCTCCTTTTTTTTATTCCCTTAGCCATTGTGCTCATCGTTCAAGGTTACTCTCCATTCATGGTTGTGCTTTGGTTCTTGAGCATTATCTCTATAAGCTTCAGTATAAATTTTCTAAACTTTATTCTAAATAAAAACAATCCTATTTTTTATGGAGTTCTTGTTTTTCTGGCTTTAATTTCAGGAATGCAATACTTTGGAATTTTCGATATAACACAGTATTTGGGTGTTGTGTTTTATTCTTTTTATAGTTTGGGGTACACACTTATTATCCCAGTATTCTTGGTGATTCTTCTATTTAAGACTAATTACAGAATGCTCAAAAAGAATTTTTATGTGGATGGCGCAGTTCAGGCTAAAAAGCAAAGTTTTAGTAACTACAACTTAGAATTTTTAAATAAATTTGGAAAGTTGTCCATCTTTTTGAAAAACGATATAAAGATGATTACTAGAAATGCAAGGCCGAAACAAGTCTTACTCATGTCCTTTTTCTTCTTGTTTTATGGATTGATTTTTTATACCCAAGACACGTATAGAGATCTCCCCATTGTTTTGGCTTTTGCCTCTATTTTTGTGACGGGAGGATTCCTCATTTCTTTTGGCCAATTGGTCCCTTCTTGGGACAGTGAATACTATAAATTGATGATGAGCCAAAATATTCCCTATAAAAAATACTTGGAGTCCAAGTGGTATCTGATGGCGCTTGCCTGTGCAGCTTCATTTGTCTTGAGCACGCCTTATATTTATTTTGGTTGGGATATTTTTGCTATGATCGCTGCGGGGGCTTCTTTTAATATTGGCCTTAATTCTTTTATCACCCTTTATGGAGGAGCGTTGAACAGAGTGCCAATCGAGCTCAACCAAAAAGCCAAAGCCTTTAGTAATACGCAAGGCTTTAATCCCACACAGCTTCTTATTAGCTTGCCTAAGCTTCTTGGCCCTATGCTTATTTTCTATATCCCCTATAAACTTATCAACTTCAATGCTGGCATTATTGCTTTAGCACTAAGTGGAGTTTTAGGCTTAGTTTTCAAATCTTACTTTCTTAACCTTATTGAAAAGGTATACCAAAAGACCAAATACAAGACTATTTCAGCTTATTCAGAAAAAAAATAAAATTTATATATGGAAACAATTATCCACGTTCAAGACTTATCCAAAAGTTATAATGCAGACAAAATATTAGACATAGAGTCCTTAGAGATTCCCAAAGGTCAAAGTTTTGGTTTGGTAGGAAACAACGGTGCTGGAAAAACAACCTTCTTTAGTTTGTTTTTGGACCTAATCCCGCCGACTACTGGTCAGATAGAAAGTAAAGGTATCATCGTGAACCAAAGCGAAGAGTGGAAGCCTTTTACCTCCTCATTTATAGATGAGAGTTTTTTGATAGGCTATCTTACCGCTGAAGAATATTTTTACTTTATTGGAGATTTAAGGAATACCTCTAAAGCAGAGGTGGACGAACTTTTAAGTGAATTTGAAGATTTTTTCCATGGTGAAATACTAAACCAAAAGAAATATTTACGAGACCTTTCTAAGGGAAACCAGAAGAAAGCCGGAATAGTAGCGGCGCTTATAGGTCAACCAGAGATTGTGATTTTGGATGAGCCTTTTGCTAATTTAGACCCCACAACACAGATTAGGCTTAAAAGGATTATCAAAGACCTCTCTGCTCAAAATCAAGTTACAGTACTTATTTCTAGTCACGACTTGACTCATATTACCGACGTTTGTGAACGTATAGTTGTTCTGGATAAGGGGCAAGTCGTAAATGACATCAAAACCAGTGAGGCAACTTTGAAGGAGCTTGAGCTTTATTTTGAGAGATAATCTCTTTATTTTCAATTTCTGAGATAATATGCATTTATATTTATCAAAATATACGATTTTCATGCAAATCAAGTTATTAATGTCATAGAATTGTATATGCGATTAAAACTACCTTTATATCTTTTAGTAGGAATATTTATTCTTGCTTCATGTTCAAGAAAGAAAGACAAATTCTTAAATAAGAATTTCCATGCCGTCACGACTTACTACAATATAGTCTACAACGGTAATCTGGCCTTGACACAAGGTCAGATGGAAGTTGAAGCGGCCTATATCGAAGACTATTGGATGGTGTTGCCAGTGGAACGTATGACCATAAAGCAAGATCCTAAAGAGAAAAATAGTACCTCAGAAAATTCTTCTTTTGAAAATGCTGAAGAAAAAGCGACTAAATCTATTCAAAAGCATTCCATGTATATGGGAGGTAAAGAATATAACCCACAAACAGATGAGGCTTTCTTGCTTTTGGGTAAAGCGCGGTATTACGACCAGCGTTTTGTCCCTGCTAAAGATGCTTTTAGTTTTATTTTGAATCACTATCCAGAAAGTTCTACCATCAACGAAGCCAAAATTTGGGTAGAAAAGGTAAACTTAAGATTAGAGTATTTTGAAATGGCTATTGATAATCTTACCGAATTGATTAATACCACTCAACTTACGCCTTTAGAAAGCTACGAAGCAACCTCTACACTAGCCCAAGCTTATATTGCTGATAACAAACAACGTCAAGCACTATCTCCTTTAAAAATTGCTATACAGAATGCTCCAGATGACGAAAAGAGGGCGAGGCTACTTTATATTAGAGGTCAATTATTTACCTCGTTTGGTCAAAAAGACAGTGCTAGAGTAAGTTTTGATGAAGTTATAGCTTTAAATAGAAATTCACCTAGGAGTTATATGATTCACTCTGAGTTAGAAAAGCTTAAGCTGAAAGATTTTAAAAATGCCTTATGGTATGAGACCGAATTAGCGTTTCAAGAGTTAGCAGAAGTCAGAGAAAATAGACCTTTTTTAGACTTTATTTATTATGATACGGCGATGTTTAATTTAGCAAAGGACTCGATCAGTTTTGCAATTGAACGCTTCAATAAATCTTTAAAAGAACAGCCTAAAGATAAGTATCTAAAAAGTCAAAATTATGTCAATTTGGGAGAGATTTATTT
It contains:
- a CDS encoding 3-hydroxyanthranilate 3,4-dioxygenase, giving the protein MSISKPFNLTKWIKDNRDLLKPPVGNKNLYKDSGDYIVMIVGGPNARKDYHYNKTEELFYQLEGHIEVHIQEDGEKKTMTLGPGDMYLHPAKVPHSPVRHKGSIGLVIERKRINLDVKDGLLWYCDQCNHKLHNVYFPLEDIEKDFLRHFKDFYSNPSLRTCNNCGEVMPVDERFTV
- a CDS encoding M14 family metallopeptidase, translated to MKTIDYTSVLCLIIAMTVGSVSKAQEKFFRAIGTPHEPKVEVSWNRYNTYDGVVDIMEKIAEAYPKLARLESIGKSYEDRSIYMLTISDFNTGNPDEKPAMYIDGNIHSNEIQGTEFSLYTAWYLTEMFGDLEFINQLLKDKTFYIVPTINPDARDNYMKEPNTPHSPRSGMLVLDNDGDGEAGEDGFDDLNGDNHITYMIRKSPTGRFIKDPQDQRRLIRVAAEEQGEYEMLGFEGIDKDGDGEVNEDGIGYYDPNRDWGWKWQPDHVQRGAYKYPFSLPESRAVADFVMKHPNIAGAQSYHNYGGMILRGPGAEEDVDTYNKEDVRIYDAIAKKGEEMIPGYRYLTVYKDLYSVFGGELDWFYGGRGIYTYTNELMVSYLYFHKNEGRANQEEELKVDKYLTFGDAFIDWKEYSHPQYGAIEVGGFKKNFSRAHPGFLLEQDAHRNMAFTIYHAYQTPKLSITNVEENNLGNGLKEVTATLYNERLMPTHSGQDLKFKIERPDLVSITNADVVAGMIVEDDDFNKVKEQVHSPETIKVPNIPGMETVKVRWIISGGRNYKINVDSAKGGKASWSK
- a CDS encoding M14 family metallopeptidase — protein: MKKIITVLIVLTIQSLAFSQNDYPDTEQYTKRLEALDKDSKVNLSSITKTEGGHDIYVLKIGTGNLDNKPAFAVLGGVEGYHLLSVELALQFAERLVKDESSALEKTTFYIFPNLSPEAYSQYHNQLKYERRGNTASLDHDRDGTSNEDPYEDLNKDGVITQMRVESPLGKYTSHPHDSRVMIRVDTSSQSTKRYLLYSEGIDNDKDGKFNEDLEEGVAFNKSLTYNFPAFEPLAGDFAVSQKESRALLDYLFKQWNIYAFITFGPANNLSSPIKYNAKEAKNRLVSSPLEGDVAINKMVSELYNSTISQKPYLQENRGTDGDLFQWAYFHFGRLSFSTPGWWVPEAKKDSTATSETKIKETKVSNFLKWAEQENVDNVFVNWEKIDLPDFKNQTVEVGGVRPFVMDNPTFNKVDSIAIEHTDFILKLAKQQPQLEFHNLKVENLKGGLKRVTVDLLNNANLPTHSDLGERSRWIKKIRIEIDTPKDDILAGNKIELVKKMKSLESISLSWIVKANGKVTIKAGAPHTGFTELNLNL
- a CDS encoding DUF5687 family protein, coding for MSIKQFLSLEWKQFRRSSFFEKGLVIKILMLLAALYFAGIAIFAGVLIFFILKKTLPEEDPFKIINNFLIYWVIGDLVLRYFLQQLPVLNIKPMLILPIQRNVVIRFLLLKTSFSFFNILPLLFFIPLAIVLIVQGYSPFMVVLWFLSIISISFSINFLNFILNKNNPIFYGVLVFLALISGMQYFGIFDITQYLGVVFYSFYSLGYTLIIPVFLVILLFKTNYRMLKKNFYVDGAVQAKKQSFSNYNLEFLNKFGKLSIFLKNDIKMITRNARPKQVLLMSFFFLFYGLIFYTQDTYRDLPIVLAFASIFVTGGFLISFGQLVPSWDSEYYKLMMSQNIPYKKYLESKWYLMALACAASFVLSTPYIYFGWDIFAMIAAGASFNIGLNSFITLYGGALNRVPIELNQKAKAFSNTQGFNPTQLLISLPKLLGPMLIFYIPYKLINFNAGIIALALSGVLGLVFKSYFLNLIEKVYQKTKYKTISAYSEKK
- a CDS encoding ABC transporter ATP-binding protein produces the protein METIIHVQDLSKSYNADKILDIESLEIPKGQSFGLVGNNGAGKTTFFSLFLDLIPPTTGQIESKGIIVNQSEEWKPFTSSFIDESFLIGYLTAEEYFYFIGDLRNTSKAEVDELLSEFEDFFHGEILNQKKYLRDLSKGNQKKAGIVAALIGQPEIVILDEPFANLDPTTQIRLKRIIKDLSAQNQVTVLISSHDLTHITDVCERIVVLDKGQVVNDIKTSEATLKELELYFER